Proteins from a genomic interval of Kitasatospora herbaricolor:
- a CDS encoding enoyl-CoA hydratase/isomerase family protein, protein MTTEVQLHRDGRAGRIVLDRPRALNSLTHGMLTAVREALDAWAGDDSVATVVLTGAGERGLCAGADIRAIHDDAKAGGAGARAFFRDEYRLNALIARYPKPYVAVMDGITMGGGVGLSAHAGVRIVTERSTVAMPETRIGLVPDVGGSLLLARAPGELGTHLGLTATSMDAGDALLCGFADHFVPGTRLAAFTAALAGGEPAEALREFAGPAPAAGLAGQRDWIDSCYAADTVEEIVERLLAAGVPEAKEAAEQILAKSPTALKVTLAALRRARGLDSLEAALDQEYRVSCAALDAPDLVEGIRAQVVDKDRDPHWSPATLAEVTAADVDRFFAPRGADELGLAPAAGW, encoded by the coding sequence ACCGAGGTACAGCTGCACAGGGACGGCCGGGCCGGCCGGATCGTGCTGGACCGCCCGCGCGCCCTCAACTCGCTCACCCACGGCATGCTGACCGCCGTCCGCGAGGCGCTCGACGCCTGGGCCGGGGACGACTCGGTCGCCACCGTCGTACTCACCGGCGCCGGCGAACGCGGCCTCTGCGCGGGCGCGGACATCCGGGCCATCCACGACGACGCCAAGGCCGGCGGGGCCGGCGCCCGCGCGTTCTTCCGGGACGAGTACCGGCTGAACGCGCTGATCGCCCGCTACCCCAAGCCGTACGTCGCGGTGATGGACGGCATCACCATGGGCGGCGGGGTCGGCCTCTCCGCCCACGCCGGCGTGCGGATCGTCACCGAGCGCTCCACCGTGGCGATGCCCGAGACCCGGATCGGGCTCGTCCCGGACGTCGGCGGCAGCCTGCTGCTGGCCCGCGCACCCGGCGAACTCGGCACCCACCTGGGCCTCACCGCCACCTCGATGGACGCCGGGGACGCGCTGCTCTGCGGCTTCGCCGACCACTTCGTCCCCGGCACCCGGCTGGCCGCCTTCACCGCCGCTCTGGCCGGCGGCGAACCGGCCGAGGCCCTGCGGGAGTTCGCCGGGCCCGCCCCGGCCGCGGGCCTGGCCGGCCAGCGCGACTGGATCGACTCCTGCTACGCGGCCGACACCGTCGAGGAGATCGTGGAGCGGCTGCTCGCCGCCGGCGTCCCCGAGGCCAAGGAGGCCGCCGAGCAGATCCTGGCCAAGTCGCCGACGGCGCTGAAGGTCACCCTCGCCGCGCTGCGCCGGGCCCGCGGCCTCGACTCGCTGGAGGCCGCGCTGGACCAGGAGTACCGGGTCTCCTGCGCCGCCCTGGACGCCCCCGACCTGGTCGAGGGAATCCGGGCCCAGGTGGTCGACAAGGACCGTGACCCGCACTGGTCCCCCGCCACCCTCGCCGAGGTCACCGCGGCCGACGTGGACCGCTTCTTCGCCCCGCGCGGGGCGGACGAACTCGGGCTGGCCCCGGCCGCCGGCTGGTGA